The proteins below are encoded in one region of Hyalangium gracile:
- a CDS encoding molybdopterin cofactor-binding domain-containing protein has product MARQVSFFLNGRSVTIEDPSPDLLLIDYLRSPEVALAGPKKPCGQGGCGGCTVILSSWNEKKRRAEHRAINSCLRPVLALEGLVVTTVEGTGAARRPNPKHLSHSATYFREGALPELKNPPRPVVVQAQEAANRKRLEVIARVNKAKAPRVLAAKLREEVPHHPIEFSHEGMNPVAHRLAMNNGTQCGYCTVGFVMNMSEFITNNPKATKREIEEAFDGNLCRCTGYRSILTGMKTFASDWTQEDADNRMRCLPDDYAAQQLPASSVVIPFPEEAQVPARGVSLEDDSKVWRTPTSLAELAGLMREHRGRKVRLVHSNTAYGIYKEEYLEAEIYLDIRFIPELNAPPRETKDGLRVGAGMNYSEFIRVLEGTMLSVGQAKVRKNEETDYPETTRLGATRFMARRTAGRIVRNAATLGGNTMLVLQHIAQGEPFPSDVFTVLAAIDARIEYLDTQEGESAQLRSSTAQELVEQVIARPELADSIVLVAYLVPFGRRNEVVLAQKVALRDVNAHSILNGTSRLQLSKSLEVEDAVLVFGGLAPYPWRARKTEKALLGKPLSLAGVPALARGLAAEVGVELARWSKRMQGLPSEGFTNEYRMQLATGFLYKALVNALLESGGDVPQELQSAGEIQWGHWQVSDGTQDYEPQPYKAPVALPYIKDTAMQQASGQLRYTHELPVPPRTLNASFVQSRRALGTFEFIIPGESKAVEVSELRQHLSSRYGGFVDLVTAEVFKDGGINKQGMGSDQPILAEGEVNYVGQSIALVLAETEQEAERIAGYVTERCVAYGPYKPKKNTPSTKIQSWWSEPVLTLDDAIRLGSIYPDYPTQASFVSHIWKVTRNGSRFDWVTKKDSPEARIDRTIVNREGALDGIPCQIVESTQTCGGQAHFYMEPQAAIAEPLDGQRMLIRPSSQSPQEMHQTTAMALGTNYNNVEVQVPPVGGGFGGKTEQTRFVVGAAAIAAHATKRPVRLVLSRDQDTAMIGKRHAYFGQYQIAIDRGEADPRDRGIIRGLLYKMWGDGGAFYDCSYIVSNCIQARSDNAYRIANFESQIDVCRTNTAPSTAFRAFGDVQGKLMLENAVDDAAFSIGMLPEDVREKNLYERGDVTPFGQALTYCYMREVWDYLKDKCDYATKRQQVDEFNATNRWRKRGLAMMPVKYGSGYNLVMLEQAAAVVSVFQADGSIVIHQGGVEMGQGLLTQVRQIAAYVLNVPMDIIRVEAPRTLVTPNPSSTGASTGTAYNGEAVKRTCQDLASRLMAFGYELLKEKGNEWCQSQGIDFWNHGQAGWNTQVQLFPNTPPKLIWQNLVALAYQYRVSLVATFTAPIRGGETPVPVLTYKPLEEQPEIPGYVSDPKGQPGGFDSFVGFTYSAACSVVEVDILTGESKVISSDIVYDMGRSLNPAIDVGQVEGAFVQGIGYVLSEKLEFEPEGPEAGRLNSVNTWRYKPPAVTSIPLEMNVSLFPRSLAKDVPESPTDGIFSSKEIGEPPLVLATSVFLAVKAAIRASRLERKLDGLFRFDAPATVQEVRRACEVSEKDLKA; this is encoded by the coding sequence ATGGCCAGGCAGGTGTCGTTCTTTCTCAATGGCAGGTCCGTTACGATTGAGGATCCGTCTCCGGATCTGCTGTTGATTGACTATCTGCGCTCGCCAGAAGTGGCGCTGGCCGGGCCGAAGAAGCCATGCGGGCAGGGCGGCTGCGGCGGCTGTACCGTCATCCTCTCGAGCTGGAACGAGAAGAAGCGGCGCGCCGAGCACCGCGCCATCAACTCCTGTCTGAGGCCGGTGCTGGCGCTGGAAGGCCTGGTGGTGACGACGGTGGAGGGCACTGGCGCCGCGCGGCGTCCGAACCCCAAGCACCTGAGCCACTCCGCCACCTACTTCCGCGAGGGCGCGCTGCCGGAGCTGAAGAACCCGCCCCGGCCGGTGGTGGTGCAGGCCCAGGAGGCGGCCAACCGCAAGCGCCTGGAGGTGATCGCCCGCGTCAACAAGGCCAAGGCGCCCCGGGTGCTGGCCGCCAAGCTCCGGGAGGAGGTGCCGCACCACCCCATCGAGTTCTCCCATGAGGGCATGAACCCGGTGGCCCACCGGCTGGCCATGAACAACGGCACGCAGTGCGGCTACTGCACCGTGGGCTTCGTGATGAACATGTCCGAGTTCATCACCAACAACCCCAAGGCCACCAAGCGCGAGATCGAAGAGGCCTTCGACGGCAACCTCTGCCGGTGCACGGGCTACCGCTCCATCCTCACCGGCATGAAGACCTTCGCCTCCGACTGGACCCAGGAGGATGCGGACAACCGGATGCGGTGCCTGCCGGATGACTACGCCGCGCAGCAGCTCCCCGCATCGAGCGTCGTGATTCCGTTCCCGGAGGAGGCGCAGGTGCCCGCCCGGGGCGTCTCGCTGGAGGACGACTCGAAGGTGTGGCGCACGCCCACCAGCCTGGCGGAGCTGGCCGGGCTCATGCGCGAGCACCGGGGCCGCAAGGTGCGCCTGGTCCACTCCAACACCGCCTACGGCATCTACAAGGAGGAGTACCTGGAGGCGGAGATCTACCTGGACATCCGCTTCATCCCCGAGCTGAACGCGCCGCCCAGGGAGACGAAGGACGGGCTGCGGGTGGGGGCGGGGATGAACTACAGCGAGTTCATCCGGGTGCTGGAGGGCACGATGCTCTCGGTGGGCCAGGCCAAGGTCCGGAAGAACGAGGAGACGGACTACCCGGAGACGACGCGGCTGGGGGCCACGCGCTTCATGGCGAGGCGGACGGCCGGGCGCATCGTGCGCAACGCCGCGACGCTGGGCGGCAACACGATGCTGGTGCTCCAGCACATCGCCCAGGGCGAGCCGTTCCCGTCGGACGTGTTCACGGTGCTGGCGGCCATCGACGCGCGGATCGAGTACCTGGACACGCAGGAGGGCGAGAGCGCCCAGCTTCGGAGCAGCACGGCCCAGGAACTGGTGGAGCAGGTCATCGCCCGGCCGGAGCTGGCCGACAGCATCGTCCTGGTGGCCTACCTGGTGCCGTTCGGCAGGCGGAACGAGGTGGTGCTGGCGCAGAAGGTGGCGCTGCGAGACGTCAACGCGCACAGCATCCTCAACGGGACCAGCCGCCTGCAGCTGTCGAAGTCGCTGGAGGTGGAAGACGCTGTGCTGGTCTTCGGAGGCCTGGCGCCCTACCCGTGGCGCGCTCGGAAGACGGAGAAGGCGCTGCTGGGCAAGCCGCTGTCGCTGGCGGGCGTTCCGGCGCTGGCCAGGGGGCTGGCGGCGGAGGTCGGCGTGGAGCTGGCGCGCTGGTCCAAGCGCATGCAGGGGCTGCCGTCCGAGGGCTTCACCAACGAGTACCGGATGCAGCTGGCCACGGGGTTCCTCTACAAGGCGCTGGTGAACGCGCTGCTGGAGAGCGGCGGCGACGTGCCCCAGGAGCTCCAGTCGGCGGGAGAGATCCAGTGGGGCCACTGGCAGGTCAGCGACGGCACCCAGGACTACGAGCCCCAGCCGTACAAGGCGCCCGTGGCGCTGCCCTACATCAAGGACACGGCGATGCAGCAGGCCTCCGGGCAGCTGCGCTACACCCATGAGCTGCCGGTCCCGCCGCGGACGCTCAATGCCTCCTTCGTCCAGAGCCGGCGGGCGCTGGGCACCTTCGAGTTCATCATCCCTGGCGAGAGCAAGGCGGTGGAGGTGAGCGAGCTGCGCCAGCACCTCTCGAGCCGCTACGGCGGTTTCGTCGATCTCGTCACCGCCGAGGTCTTCAAGGACGGCGGGATCAACAAGCAAGGCATGGGCTCGGACCAGCCGATCCTCGCCGAGGGCGAGGTGAACTACGTGGGCCAGTCCATCGCGCTGGTGCTCGCGGAGACGGAGCAGGAGGCCGAGCGCATCGCCGGGTACGTCACCGAGCGGTGCGTCGCCTACGGCCCGTACAAGCCCAAGAAGAACACCCCGTCGACGAAGATCCAGTCCTGGTGGTCGGAGCCCGTGCTGACCCTGGACGATGCCATCCGCCTGGGGAGCATCTACCCGGACTACCCCACCCAGGCCTCGTTCGTCTCCCACATCTGGAAGGTGACGCGCAACGGCAGCCGCTTCGACTGGGTCACCAAGAAGGACAGCCCGGAGGCGCGGATCGACCGGACGATCGTCAACCGGGAGGGGGCGCTGGACGGCATCCCCTGCCAGATCGTCGAGAGCACGCAGACGTGCGGCGGGCAGGCGCACTTCTACATGGAGCCGCAGGCCGCGATCGCCGAGCCCCTGGACGGCCAGCGCATGCTGATCCGTCCCTCCTCGCAGAGCCCCCAGGAGATGCACCAGACCACCGCCATGGCGCTGGGCACGAACTACAACAACGTCGAGGTGCAGGTGCCGCCGGTGGGCGGCGGCTTCGGCGGCAAGACGGAGCAGACCCGCTTCGTGGTGGGAGCGGCGGCCATCGCCGCGCACGCGACCAAGCGGCCGGTGCGCCTGGTGCTCTCGCGCGACCAGGACACGGCGATGATCGGCAAGCGCCACGCCTACTTCGGCCAGTACCAGATCGCCATCGATCGGGGCGAGGCGGACCCGAGGGACAGGGGCATCATCCGCGGCCTGCTCTACAAGATGTGGGGCGATGGTGGCGCCTTCTACGACTGCTCGTACATCGTCTCGAACTGCATCCAGGCGCGCTCGGACAACGCCTACCGGATCGCCAACTTCGAGAGCCAGATCGACGTGTGCCGCACCAACACGGCGCCGAGCACCGCGTTCCGAGCCTTCGGAGACGTGCAGGGCAAGCTGATGCTGGAGAACGCGGTGGACGACGCGGCCTTCTCCATCGGCATGCTGCCGGAGGACGTGCGCGAGAAGAACCTCTACGAACGCGGGGACGTGACGCCGTTCGGCCAGGCGCTGACGTACTGCTACATGCGCGAGGTGTGGGACTACCTGAAGGACAAGTGCGACTACGCCACGAAGCGCCAGCAGGTGGATGAGTTCAACGCGACCAACCGGTGGCGCAAGCGCGGGCTGGCGATGATGCCGGTGAAGTACGGCTCGGGCTACAACCTGGTGATGCTGGAGCAGGCGGCCGCGGTCGTCTCGGTGTTCCAGGCCGACGGCAGCATCGTCATCCACCAGGGCGGCGTGGAGATGGGGCAGGGGCTGCTGACGCAGGTGCGGCAGATCGCCGCCTACGTGCTCAACGTCCCCATGGACATCATCCGCGTGGAGGCCCCCAGGACGCTGGTGACGCCCAACCCCTCCAGCACCGGAGCGTCGACGGGAACGGCCTACAACGGCGAGGCCGTCAAGCGCACGTGCCAGGATCTGGCCTCGCGGCTGATGGCCTTCGGCTACGAATTGCTGAAGGAGAAGGGGAACGAGTGGTGCCAGAGCCAGGGCATCGACTTCTGGAACCACGGCCAGGCGGGCTGGAACACCCAGGTGCAGCTGTTCCCCAACACGCCGCCGAAGCTCATCTGGCAGAACCTGGTGGCCCTGGCCTACCAGTACCGCGTGAGCCTGGTGGCCACCTTCACCGCGCCCATCCGGGGAGGGGAGACGCCCGTCCCGGTGCTCACCTACAAGCCGCTCGAGGAGCAGCCGGAGATCCCCGGCTACGTCTCGGATCCGAAGGGCCAGCCCGGTGGGTTCGACTCGTTCGTCGGCTTCACCTACTCGGCGGCGTGCTCGGTGGTGGAGGTGGACATCCTCACCGGCGAGTCGAAGGTGATCAGCTCGGACATCGTCTACGACATGGGCCGCAGCCTGAACCCGGCCATCGACGTGGGCCAGGTGGAGGGCGCCTTCGTCCAGGGCATCGGCTACGTGCTGTCCGAGAAGCTGGAGTTCGAGCCCGAGGGGCCGGAGGCGGGCCGCCTCAACTCGGTGAACACCTGGCGCTACAAGCCACCGGCCGTCACCAGCATCCCGCTGGAGATGAACGTGTCCTTGTTCCCGCGCAGCCTGGCCAAGGACGTCCCGGAGAGCCCCACCGACGGCATCTTCTCCTCGAAGGAGATCGGCGAGCCGCCGCTGGTGCTGGCCACCAGCGTCTTCCTGGCGGTGAAGGCGGCCATCCGCGCCTCGCGCCTGGAGCGCAAGCTGGACGGCCTGTTCCGCTTCGACGCTCCGGCCACCGTGCAGGAGGTGCGCAGGGCCTGCGAGGTGAGTGAGAAGGATCTCAAGGCGTAG
- a CDS encoding RHS repeat-associated core domain-containing protein: MKPFLPLRRLLCSAVTLLSLGASAQTLPFSDSKIQPPQLGAPQRGSLVGTYAQTAFGPADVARGGFSLASSFSLPTERGAPLASPFPSYSADAGLSEWGHGWQASLAITRWRVRGDLDYATDELSSPWGRLVAGSDGYWYPAGLSGPVRVHRSGTTLTAYLSDGSTWTFGGQARIDTAQGTYAWYLRDVVSATGRQTHFDYEANASGRLFVTAVSYGGTGSSFQYRIELSYASTARTFSDYRSGQALQLDRRVSQVRVKARHATLGTFQERWRYELGYQEAGVGTAFYLSQVQQLFSSGEAAPPVRYTYHSPAAALSTAQFQPVPKLFSALLAWGEDSIQPSRAALLDADRDGRLDFEHSQRHTLFVQEENGFRAEELPTPSVGTEADCRPQESDSNEPRLLTQMWPQLDTYQVVSVRNNAAFTHTDVKVCGRDGALMVSRTLPGSWELSANTRLVDVNRDFQPDLLRVYEGGFEVLPNTSTGPHEVTFGSVSGGMLMPAFNPQVSWVHDMNGDSLPDIVSRFDGGYVVWPGKGHLDFETDGQTLPVRVTTGEDLTELSSYSTTFMDVNRDGLTDVLLSRADIASLFINTGTHFAEFSVPALGFYDGLTSPLANGDFAGSGNISLTVTKFGQAFTASLDRPETGLLATADDGKGTVLRFTYGRTPATPGARFRQPVLEMLEVESSGYDKATYTYQYFGPSYHGEGKYLVGFDSVVRQDASITHAVNFLNGDTFAGLMTSATRTDARTPLVREYEYHQYEDATYQGVGFKRLKEEGRGFRDASNPALALGEKSQTLAFDGLCPTQSVHTTAWGSLTTTSQRANLPALSQHLHCLPASLTLTGTHPQAALDFQYQGTIVRNAVGLVERVDALGPQGPLVLQSVVYNPDSTVKSVSAPGQGTTSFEYEAGTLLLKKVTQPGGVVVEASERSPTQDGLLTLTTRRGLNTLAQRFRYDGQERLLKQWDNLGAATEANPNVLLAYHYATATRPGSIASTSLVHAASGAKSTTQEYATAAGEKVATATRIPEGWVFDGVTTRSRQQLKTLGHTRPNLPAQTDMASLDYATLLSGIEWTSSARAAGFGYELEALTRLHSDVQKKTAMSWVLEGDLLRQETKDNDTHTRRSYLDAGKRLVRYEDEASTTYHYGYDALGRLRSVLLPGNQGHRVTYDGYGRVARVERDGIATVEYQYAPTTGLLSTKRFLTPQASLARTESYQYDAIGRRTHTVHTDTASGATQTYRFYFDGATPAQPTNTSWPGFLTAITGEGYTKLLQYRMDGTLLKTTFTLDGWRTVETQSTYAEGSSVLQESATLKDGNGQALGTTTKTYAWDAYGRVSAISLNGQPWASLQYNPHGQLALVNFGQGTSVGFGYDGLTRRRTFVSQQTPAWTSSAGWKLNARGLTGSEVLQVGASSVSRQYGYSSQGFLTSSTDAQSTYGYGFDSVGLPTSITEGANHRPLTRNGNTLTAGSAVYTFDALGRTVAKDDLLLTYGPNGQVAQAQRGATVWKFLYDEAGERILKLNGTTLGPVAAYLPGGSYLDASGLSLPVRVEGQLVGLLKNGTFQPLAADHRGTVLADANGTPRLASPFGNRSTHPSSAAALDYVQKAYDADLGFIRMGVRDYDATLNRFITPDPLFLESPDKCLGSPVECNLYGYVRNQPLDFLDPTGKEGLGDPVKTGTELKLISYTGQVETLPSGIQVLRYSVTAAGSQASKGGPQMDVQVKASALYYGSEAEIAGIQAKVAAQMVGFSAGAKISLTEVKAAIGLNLASVSAEAAGLGVEVGWKFEFGFGMGIKGIEAKMPLVSVKFDPGTFIQSVAKAADFAMHNPPLGAATVSAVSGGFGRLLQSPANVTAYIRNEILQREQYINRIESERLAAQQANFTPKASLICK, encoded by the coding sequence ATGAAACCCTTCCTGCCCTTGCGGCGGCTGCTGTGCAGCGCCGTGACCTTGCTTTCCCTCGGCGCGTCCGCCCAGACGCTGCCCTTCAGCGACTCGAAGATCCAACCGCCCCAGCTCGGCGCGCCCCAGCGCGGCTCGCTCGTGGGCACCTACGCGCAGACGGCCTTCGGTCCGGCCGATGTCGCGCGCGGTGGCTTCTCCCTCGCGTCGTCCTTCTCCCTTCCCACCGAGCGCGGCGCGCCGCTGGCGAGCCCGTTCCCGTCCTACTCCGCCGACGCGGGCCTGTCCGAGTGGGGCCACGGCTGGCAGGCCTCGCTGGCCATCACCCGCTGGCGGGTGCGTGGGGATCTGGACTACGCCACCGACGAGCTCTCCAGCCCCTGGGGCCGCCTGGTCGCCGGCAGTGACGGGTACTGGTACCCGGCGGGGCTGAGCGGGCCGGTGCGCGTGCACCGCTCGGGCACGACGCTCACCGCCTACCTCTCGGACGGCAGCACGTGGACCTTCGGTGGCCAGGCTCGCATCGACACGGCCCAGGGCACCTATGCCTGGTACCTCCGGGACGTGGTGTCGGCCACCGGGCGACAGACGCACTTCGACTACGAGGCCAACGCCTCGGGGCGCCTCTTCGTCACCGCTGTCTCCTATGGCGGCACCGGCAGCAGCTTCCAGTACCGCATCGAGCTGAGCTACGCCTCCACGGCACGCACCTTCTCGGACTACCGCTCCGGGCAGGCGCTCCAGCTGGACCGGCGCGTCTCCCAGGTGCGGGTGAAGGCCCGCCACGCCACCCTGGGGACATTCCAGGAGCGCTGGCGCTATGAGCTCGGGTACCAGGAGGCTGGCGTCGGCACCGCCTTCTACCTCTCCCAGGTGCAGCAGCTCTTCAGCTCTGGCGAGGCGGCGCCCCCCGTGCGCTACACCTACCACTCGCCCGCCGCGGCGCTCTCCACCGCCCAGTTCCAGCCGGTGCCCAAGCTGTTCTCGGCGCTGCTGGCCTGGGGAGAGGACTCCATCCAGCCCTCGCGCGCCGCGCTGCTGGACGCGGACCGGGATGGGCGGCTCGACTTCGAGCACAGCCAGCGCCACACCCTCTTCGTGCAGGAGGAGAACGGGTTCCGGGCCGAGGAGCTCCCCACCCCGTCCGTGGGGACGGAGGCGGACTGCCGCCCCCAGGAGAGCGACTCGAACGAGCCGCGCCTGTTGACGCAGATGTGGCCCCAGCTGGACACCTACCAGGTGGTGTCCGTCCGCAACAACGCGGCCTTCACGCACACGGACGTGAAGGTATGCGGCCGTGATGGCGCGCTGATGGTCTCCCGGACGCTGCCGGGCTCCTGGGAGCTGAGCGCCAACACCCGCCTGGTGGACGTCAACCGCGACTTCCAGCCGGACCTGCTGCGCGTCTACGAGGGAGGCTTCGAGGTGCTGCCCAACACCAGCACGGGCCCTCACGAAGTCACGTTCGGGAGCGTGAGCGGAGGCATGCTGATGCCCGCCTTCAACCCCCAGGTCTCCTGGGTCCACGACATGAACGGCGACAGCCTGCCGGACATCGTGTCCCGCTTCGATGGCGGCTACGTGGTGTGGCCAGGCAAGGGCCACCTCGACTTCGAGACGGACGGGCAGACACTCCCCGTGCGCGTCACGACCGGGGAGGACCTGACGGAGCTGTCCAGCTATTCGACCACCTTCATGGACGTCAACCGGGACGGGCTGACGGACGTGCTGCTCTCCCGAGCGGACATCGCCTCGCTCTTCATCAACACGGGCACCCACTTCGCGGAGTTCTCCGTCCCGGCGCTCGGCTTCTATGACGGGCTGACGAGCCCGCTGGCGAACGGCGACTTCGCCGGCAGCGGCAACATCAGCCTCACGGTGACGAAGTTCGGCCAGGCCTTCACCGCCTCGCTGGACCGGCCCGAGACGGGCCTGCTGGCCACCGCGGATGACGGCAAGGGCACGGTGCTGCGCTTCACCTACGGGCGCACGCCCGCCACGCCCGGGGCGCGCTTCCGTCAGCCGGTGCTCGAGATGCTGGAGGTGGAGTCCTCCGGCTACGACAAGGCGACGTACACGTACCAGTACTTCGGCCCCAGCTACCACGGCGAGGGCAAGTACCTGGTGGGCTTCGACAGCGTGGTGCGCCAGGACGCCTCCATCACCCATGCGGTGAACTTCCTCAACGGCGACACCTTCGCGGGGTTGATGACGTCCGCCACCCGCACCGACGCGCGCACGCCGCTGGTGCGGGAGTACGAGTATCACCAGTACGAGGACGCGACGTACCAGGGCGTCGGCTTCAAGCGCCTGAAGGAGGAGGGCCGTGGCTTCCGGGACGCCTCCAACCCGGCCCTCGCTCTGGGGGAGAAGAGCCAGACCCTGGCCTTCGACGGGCTGTGCCCCACCCAGTCGGTCCACACCACCGCCTGGGGCAGCCTCACCACCACCAGCCAGCGCGCCAACCTCCCCGCCCTCTCCCAGCACCTGCACTGCCTGCCCGCCTCACTGACGCTGACGGGCACCCACCCCCAGGCGGCCCTGGACTTCCAGTACCAGGGCACCATCGTCCGCAACGCGGTGGGCCTGGTGGAGCGGGTGGACGCGCTGGGGCCCCAGGGGCCGCTGGTGCTGCAGTCTGTCGTCTACAACCCGGACTCCACCGTGAAGAGCGTGTCCGCTCCGGGCCAGGGCACCACCTCCTTCGAGTACGAGGCCGGGACGCTCCTGCTGAAGAAGGTGACGCAGCCGGGGGGCGTGGTGGTGGAGGCCTCCGAGCGGAGCCCCACGCAGGACGGCCTGCTGACGCTGACCACCCGGCGCGGCCTCAACACCCTGGCGCAGCGCTTCCGCTATGACGGGCAGGAGCGGCTGCTCAAGCAGTGGGACAACCTGGGCGCGGCCACCGAGGCCAACCCCAACGTGCTGCTGGCCTACCACTACGCCACCGCCACCCGTCCGGGCAGCATCGCGTCCACCTCCCTGGTGCATGCCGCCTCCGGCGCCAAGAGCACCACCCAGGAGTACGCCACGGCGGCCGGCGAGAAGGTGGCCACGGCTACCCGCATCCCGGAGGGCTGGGTGTTCGACGGCGTCACCACCCGCAGCCGCCAGCAGCTGAAGACCCTGGGCCACACGCGCCCCAACCTGCCCGCCCAGACGGACATGGCCTCGCTGGACTACGCCACCCTGCTGAGCGGCATCGAGTGGACGAGCAGCGCCCGCGCCGCCGGCTTCGGCTACGAGCTGGAGGCGCTCACCCGCCTGCACTCGGACGTGCAGAAGAAGACGGCCATGTCGTGGGTCCTGGAGGGAGACCTGCTGCGCCAGGAGACGAAGGACAACGACACGCACACCCGCCGCAGCTACCTGGATGCCGGCAAGCGCCTCGTGCGGTACGAGGACGAGGCCTCCACCACCTACCACTATGGCTATGACGCCCTGGGCCGACTGCGCAGCGTGCTGCTGCCAGGCAACCAGGGCCACCGGGTGACGTATGACGGCTATGGCCGGGTGGCGCGCGTGGAGCGCGATGGCATCGCCACCGTGGAGTACCAGTACGCCCCCACCACGGGACTGCTGAGCACCAAGCGCTTCCTCACGCCCCAGGCCAGCCTGGCGCGCACCGAGAGCTACCAGTACGACGCCATCGGCCGCCGCACCCATACGGTCCACACGGACACGGCCTCCGGCGCCACGCAGACCTACCGCTTCTACTTCGACGGAGCCACCCCCGCGCAGCCCACCAACACCAGCTGGCCGGGCTTCCTCACCGCCATCACCGGCGAGGGCTACACCAAGCTGCTCCAGTACCGGATGGATGGCACCCTCCTCAAGACGACCTTCACCCTGGATGGCTGGCGCACCGTGGAGACCCAGTCCACCTACGCGGAGGGAAGCAGCGTCCTGCAGGAGAGCGCCACCCTCAAGGACGGCAACGGACAGGCGCTGGGCACCACCACGAAGACCTATGCGTGGGATGCCTACGGCCGCGTCAGCGCCATCTCGCTGAACGGTCAGCCCTGGGCCAGCCTCCAATACAACCCCCACGGCCAGCTCGCGCTCGTGAACTTCGGCCAGGGGACCTCGGTGGGCTTCGGCTATGACGGCCTCACCCGCCGCCGCACCTTCGTGAGCCAGCAGACGCCCGCGTGGACATCCTCCGCCGGCTGGAAGCTGAATGCCCGGGGACTCACCGGGAGCGAGGTGCTGCAGGTGGGCGCCTCGAGCGTCAGCCGCCAGTACGGCTACTCCTCGCAGGGCTTCCTCACCAGCTCCACCGATGCGCAGAGCACCTACGGCTACGGCTTCGACAGCGTGGGCCTGCCCACCTCCATCACGGAGGGCGCCAACCACCGCCCGCTCACCCGCAACGGCAACACCCTCACGGCGGGCAGCGCCGTCTACACCTTCGATGCCCTGGGCCGCACCGTCGCCAAGGACGACCTGCTCCTCACCTACGGCCCCAACGGCCAGGTGGCCCAGGCCCAGCGGGGCGCCACCGTCTGGAAGTTCCTCTACGATGAGGCCGGCGAGCGCATCCTGAAGCTCAATGGCACCACCCTCGGCCCGGTGGCCGCCTACCTCCCTGGCGGCAGCTACCTGGACGCGTCCGGCCTGTCCCTGCCGGTGCGCGTGGAGGGCCAGCTGGTGGGCCTGCTCAAGAACGGCACCTTCCAGCCCCTGGCCGCGGACCACCGAGGCACCGTCCTGGCCGACGCCAACGGCACGCCTCGCCTGGCCTCGCCCTTCGGCAACCGCTCCACCCACCCCTCCTCCGCCGCGGCCCTGGACTATGTCCAGAAGGCCTATGACGCGGACCTGGGCTTCATCCGCATGGGCGTGCGTGACTACGACGCCACGCTCAACCGCTTCATCACCCCGGACCCGCTCTTCCTCGAGTCCCCCGACAAGTGCCTGGGCAGCCCGGTGGAGTGTAACCTGTACGGCTACGTCCGCAACCAGCCGCTCGACTTCCTCGACCCGACCGGCAAGGAGGGCCTGGGAGATCCGGTGAAGACGGGCACCGAGCTGAAGCTGATCAGCTACACGGGCCAGGTGGAGACCCTCCCGAGCGGGATCCAGGTCCTCCGTTACAGCGTCACCGCCGCGGGGAGCCAGGCCTCGAAGGGCGGCCCCCAGATGGATGTCCAGGTGAAGGCCTCGGCGCTCTACTACGGCAGCGAAGCAGAGATCGCTGGCATCCAGGCCAAGGTCGCGGCCCAGATGGTCGGGTTCTCCGCCGGAGCGAAGATCTCCCTCACGGAGGTCAAGGCGGCCATCGGCTTGAACCTCGCGTCGGTGAGCGCCGAGGCGGCCGGTCTTGGGGTGGAGGTGGGCTGGAAGTTCGAGTTCGGGTTCGGCATGGGCATCAAGGGCATCGAAGCGAAGATGCCGCTGGTGTCCGTGAAGTTCGACCCCGGCACCTTCATCCAGAGCGTGGCCAAGGCAGCCGACTTCGCCATGCACAACCCGCCGCTGGGCGCGGCCACCGTGTCCGCGGTGAGCGGCGGCTTCGGACGGCTCCTGCAATCGCCGGCCAACGTCACCGCCTATATCCGCAACGAGATCCTGCAGCGCGAGCAGTACATCAACCGCATCGAGTCCGAGCGGCTGGCGGCGCAGCAGGCCAACTTCACACCGAAGGCCTCGCTCATCTGCAAGTAG
- a CDS encoding polyamine aminopropyltransferase, whose amino-acid sequence MKPWEVLARAPAPDGGEFVLHHRDGEFVIRVHGQELMSSRVHGSEEAMARLGCEGLRHVRGARVLVGGLGLGYTLRATLEALGAEAQVVVAELASAIVEWNRGPLAPLAGRPLEDSRVRVETADVKRVMRGAGPWHAILLDVDNGPAALTRSSNAGLYDGQGLTAAHEALVPGGTLVVWSAGPDTRFTTRLGKAGFDVQTHAVPAGKGRGTRHTLFVARRR is encoded by the coding sequence ATGAAGCCTTGGGAAGTCCTCGCGCGAGCCCCTGCCCCGGACGGTGGAGAGTTCGTGCTCCACCACCGCGACGGCGAGTTCGTCATCCGCGTCCACGGGCAGGAGCTCATGTCCTCGCGGGTGCACGGCTCCGAGGAGGCCATGGCGCGGCTGGGGTGCGAGGGCCTGCGCCACGTCCGAGGCGCTCGGGTGCTCGTCGGAGGGCTGGGGCTCGGCTACACGCTGCGCGCGACGCTGGAGGCCCTGGGAGCCGAGGCCCAGGTGGTGGTCGCCGAGCTGGCCTCGGCCATCGTCGAGTGGAACCGGGGGCCGCTGGCGCCACTGGCGGGCCGGCCGCTGGAGGACTCACGGGTGCGAGTGGAGACCGCCGACGTGAAGCGCGTGATGCGCGGCGCCGGGCCCTGGCACGCCATCCTCCTGGATGTGGACAACGGGCCGGCGGCCCTCACGCGGTCCTCCAACGCGGGCCTCTATGACGGCCAGGGGCTCACCGCCGCGCATGAGGCGCTGGTGCCCGGTGGCACGCTGGTGGTGTGGAGCGCGGGCCCGGACACACGCTTCACCACACGCCTGGGCAAGGCAGGCTTCGACGTCCAGACGCACGCCGTGCCCGCGGGCAAGGGCCGTGGCACACGCCACACGCTCTTCGTCGCGCGCCGCCGCTGA